From the genome of Natrinema marinum:
CGCTCGATCGAGCGGTCGACGTTCACCGCTCGACGCCGAAAGACGAACTGTTCGACCGGCTCTCGCGAGCCGACGGGGAGCCGATCGTCGTCGTGCTGGACGAGGTCGACCAGCTAGAGGAGACCGGCGCGCTGTACGATCTCCACCGCCTGCCACACGTCTCGCTGATCCTGATCGCCAACCGCGAGGAGGAGTTGTTCGCGAGCTTCGACGACCGGGTGCGCTCGCGGTTCCACGCGGGGACTCGGGTTCGGTTCGACCGCTACGGCACCGACGAACTGGCGACGATCCTCGCCGAACGGGCCGAACAGGGCCTCGAGCCGGGTGTGGTACGCGAGTCGCAGCTACGGACGATCGCCGATGCCGCGTCGGGTGACGCTCGCGTCGGGCTGGGAATCCTCCGCTCGGCCGCCCGTCGCGCGGACCGCGAGGGACGGGCGTCGATCACCGACGACGTTCTCGAGGCGGCGATCCCGGACGCGCGGACGGCGATCCGCCGGCAGACCGTCGAGGGGCTGATCGAACACCAGCGGGTGCTGTACGACGTGATCGCCGACGCCGGCGAGATCGAACCCGGCGACCTCTATGCCGAATACGAGCGGCGGGTCGACGAGCCGAAGACGACCCGGACGCTGCGCAACTACCTGACGAAGATGGTCCACTACGATCTGATCGAGGCGGTCGGCAAGCGCCGCGGCCGGACCTACCGGCTCGTCGCCGAGGACGACGCGGACGGCTCGAGCGACGATTTGTAGCCCGTTTCTCGGTCCGCCCGCGGTGGCGCGCTCGTTTCGGAAACCGATATCGGAAATCGGAACTATCCTGCCAGCGGCTCCCTGACGGTCTATTTCGGCGCTTCCGAGGTTTTTCGGAAGTATCGGAAACCGTGCTCCGTCGCTTATGGGCCGCTCGCTCGAGTCTGCACACATGCACCGACTCGAACTCGAGCCCGGAGTGACGCTGTTGAACGTCCCGTCGCCGCGGTCGGGGATCGTTCACCGACTGGTCTGTGACCGACTGGCCGACGACGCTGGTGGCGGCGACGGCGGCTCGGCCTACTGGATCGACGCGCGGTCGGCGGCGTCGACCCACGCGCTGTACGACCGCGCCTCGAGCCCGCGCGTCCTCGAGCCGTTGCGGGTCGCGCGGGCGTTTACCGCCTACCAGCACCACTCGCTGGTGCGAACGGTCGCCCGGCGGGCGGGGCCGACGACGGCGCTGCTCGTCGCGCCGAACGTCGCCAGCCTCTACCGAGACGACGACCTCGCGGCGTGGGAACGCGAGGACCTGCTCGCCGCGAGCCTCGAGATCCTGTCCGAACTCGGGCGCGTGCTCGACTGCCCGGTGCTCCTGACGAGCGCCGGCGACGGGGACGAGGGCTCGGACGCGGTCGCCGACCGCGCGGACACCGTAATCGAGTGTACCCGTACGCGTGAGGGGATTCGATTCGAGGCCGCGGGCGACGGTCCGTCCTCGACGGACGCCACGGCGGGCTACTGGCACGGGTCCGTCTGGCAGACGACGATCCCCTACTGGGTCGAGGTCTGCGGCGCCGTCGACGCGGTCGACCCCGTCGTCGCCGCTCACGACCGCGGGCTGCTCGAGGTGATCGGCTGATGGGGCGGACGAACCCGACCTACCGCGACGCCCTTCGCAGGCTCGAGTCGGAGTGGGAGCCGATGCGGCGGGCGCTGCGCCGGGAGTACCAGGACGACTTCGATCGGCTGTTCGATCGGGCGCGGGAGTTCGCCGACGCGGCGGGCTACGCCAACCCGCCGGACCCCGAGCGCGCGCTCGTGTTGTCGCTGTTGCTCGCCCACGAGGTCGAACTCCGGCGGCTGCGAGCCGAACGCGACGTGAACGGGGATCGAGCGGCCGGCGATCGACGAACGGACCGAGAGGGGACCGACGGATGAGTCCCTTCACCCTCGAGTTCGAGGACGGGACCGTCAGGGAGTGGACCCTGACCGACCAGGGGGCCGAGCCGACGACCGTGGCGGACTACGCGCCGTCGCTGTTCGTCGCCGGCCCGGACGACGCGCTCGCGGCCCTCCGCGAGCGCCTCGAGTCCGATCCCAAGGTCGTCGCGACCGGCATCGAGCGGTGGGCGACGAGCCTCCACGAGGCCCACGCGGGCGATCGCAGTCCCGTCTTGCGGGTCGACCTCGAGCGCGTCGGCGAGGTTCGGACGCTGGCCCGTGAAGTCCGGGGCGTCCACGAGCGCGAGACCCACGCCCCTGGGACCTTCCGCCTGTTCGACGTGGACCTCGCGCCGGGTTTTCGCTACTGTCTCGATCGGGGGCTCGATCCGACGCCGGCGCGCGAACTGCGGACGCTTCGGCTCGCGCTCGACGAGGCCGCGCTGGCCGACGGCGATGTCTCGGCGCTGGAACTCGAGGACGAGGCGGTCGCGGGCGACGAGACGCGCGTCCTCCGGACGCTCGGCCGTCGCCTCGAGTGCGAGGATCCGGACGTGCTCGTGGTGAGCCACGCCGATCTGGTCCCCTTGCTCGAGCGGCGGGCCGAGGCGCTGGGACTCGACGAGTTCTCGCTGGGGCGGCTGCCGGGCTGGAGGACGCTCGCGAGCGAGAACACGTACGCGAGCTACGGCCGGGTGGGTCACTCGCCGGCGCGCTACCGCGTGCCGGGTCGAGCGATCGTCGATACGTCGAACAGCTTTCTCTGGCACCAGTCGGGACTGGCCGGGATCCGCTACATGGTCGAGCGGACGGGCCGACCGCTCCAGGAGGCTGCGTGGGGGAGCATCGGGACGCTTCTGACCGCGAGGCAGATCCGGCTCGCGCGTCGGGAGGAAGGGGTGCTCGCCCCGTGGAACAAATGGGAGCCCGAGCGGTTCACCGACGTGGCGACGCTGCACGCGGCCGACCGCGGCGGCTTCACCTTCGCCCCCGAGGTCGGCTTCCACGAGGACGTCCACGAGATCGACTTCGCGTCGCTGTACCCGCGGATCATCTGCGAGCGCAACGTCAGTCCGGAGACGGTCGGCTGCGGCTGCGAGGGCGCCGGTGGCCACCGCGTCCCCGACCTCGAGTACGAAATCTGCGACGACGGGGGCTTTCTCCCCGCCGTCCTCGAGCCGCTGATCGCCGAGCGAGCGGCCATCAAACGGCGACTCGCCGACGGCCCCGACGAGTCGGCGGCCGCCCGGCTCCGCGCCGAATCGGGCGCGATCAAGTGGATCCTCGTCTCCTGTTTCGGCTACCAGGGGTACCGAAACGCCAAGTTCGGCCGGATCGAGTGCCACGAGACGATCAACGCCTACGCCCGCGAGATCGCGCTGACGGCCAAACGACGACTCGAGGACGCCGGCTGGCGGATCGTCCACGGCATCGTCGACAGCCTCTGGGTGACCCCGCGGACCGACGAGCCGGAGCCGATCGCCGACATCACCGCCGCCGTCTCTGACGCGGTGGGGATCCCGCTCGAGCACGACGGCAGCTACGAGTGGGTGTGTTTCGTGCCGCGTCGGGACTCGATCTCGAGCGGTGGCTCCGGGGGCCTCGCCGACGCGACCGCGAGGGGGACCCCATCGGCGGGCGCGCTGACGAAGTACTTCGGCAAACGACGGGACGGCGAGTACACGTTCCGGGGGATCGAGTCGCGCCAGCGGAGCACGCCCGCGTTCGTCGCGGACGGTCAGCGCGCGTTCGTCGCGGCGCTCGACCGCGAGCGCGACCCCGAGGCCGTCTGCGACGTACTCGGCCGACGGCTGGCCGAACTCCGCGACGGAGCGGTCGATCCGTCTGCCCTCGAGATCACAAAGCGGGTCTCGAAACCCCTCGCCGAGTACGGCCGGCGGACGCACACCGTGGCGGCGCTTCGGCGGTACGAGCGCCGGGGAATCGACCGCCGTCCCGGACAGTCCGTCACGTACGTCGTCGTCGACGACGATGCCCGCGGCCCCGAGCGCGTTCGCCTCGCGGTAGCGGAGCCCTGCGAGTACGACGCGGACTACTATGCGAGGCTGCTCGTGCGGGCCTGCGAAAGCGTCGTCTCGCCGCTCGGCTGGGACCGCGCCCGGATCCGGCGCTCGCTGCGCGACGGCCGGTCCGTCCGACTGTCGACGTTCACCGACTGAGCCGGCTCCGATCGCCGCGCTATCGAGACGGTCACGGCGGGCAGAGTCTCAGGCCGAGGTGAAGACGAGCGCCAACCTTACACTGCTCGCCGATCTTTTGGACCGTATCATGACTGTACCGAACTCGGCAGGCCCGATCCCGTTCCGGCCCCGATGGGGCGGCTATCACGGCGGGCGACCGCCCGCCGCTCGAGCGGAGAGCCCGTCGACACGCGCCGCGAGCGGGGCCGGTCGGCTTCGCCGGCCGGTTCGGAACCCCACGTATATCCGTATTCGCCGCGAAAGCGGAACCAATATGGACGGGTTTAGCTCGCGACCGGCGGCGCGGCGGGGGTCGGTCGATCCGGGTCGTCGCAGTCCGACAGTCGACCGACGCCGGGTCCGCGGAACGAACGCCGACACGAAACCACCCGCGGTCGACGAGGTCGATGCCGCAGTCGACCGGACGGATGCTCCGACCGATGACTGATTCAGGCACTTCGCGACCCGAGCCGGCACAGATCCTCCTGGTCGAGGACAATCCCGGCGACGTCCGCCTGACGAAGGAGGCGTTCAAACAGGGCCGCATCGAGAACGACCTCCACGTCGTCTCCGACGGCACCGAAGCGCTCGACTTCCTCACGCAGCGCGGCGACTACGCCGACGCCCCGCGGCCGGATCTCGTCTTGCTGGATCTCAACCTCCCCGGCAAGGACGGCGAGGACGTCCTCGAGGAACTCAAGGACGATCCGGCGCTGCGATCGATTCCGGTAATCGTCCTGACGAGTTCGCGAGCGGAAGAAGACGTGGTCAAGTCCTACGAACTCCACGCCAACGCCTACCTCACGAAGCCGGTCGACCCGGACGAATTCATCGAGACGGTCCGGGCGTTCGAGAAGTTCTGGTTTTCGGTCGTGCGGCTCCCTCCGGAGGTCGATAACTGATGAGCGAAACGGACACACAGGCCGGCGGCGAGCAGGGCCAGGAGGCCGCGGACGCGCTCCACATTCTCCTGATCGAGGACAATCCCGGTGACGCCCGGCTGATCCAAGAGATGCTTCGGGATACCGAGGAACTCGCCCAGCGGGTGAGCCCCACCGAGGCGACGGGCCAGACCCCGGAAATCTCTCGACAGACTCGCCTCGAGGAAGGACTGGCGGCCGCCGACTCCGATTCGACCGACATCGTCCTGCTCGATCTGAACCTCCCCGACAGCGAGGGGCTCGCGACCCTCGAGACGGTCCACGACGAGGTCGGCGAGACGCCGATCGTCGTCCTGACCGGTGTCCGCGATCAGCAGGTCGGTGTCAGGGCGATCCAGCGCGGCGCACAGGACTTCCTCGTCAAAGACGAGGTGACCAGCGAACTGCTGGTGCGGACGATCCACCACGCGATCGAACGTGCCTATCAGGAACGCGAGCGACGCCAGCAACGCGAGCAACTCGAGGCGCTCAATCGGCTCAACCGCGTCGGCCACGATATCACGCACGCGGTGATCACGACCGAGACGCGGGCGGAACTGGAACAGCAGGTCTGCGACCGGCTGACCGACTCCGATGCCTATCGGTTCGCGTGGATCGGCGGGCTCAACCCGGGCAGCGATCGACTTGTCCCGAAGGCGGCGGCCGGCGTCGAGGACGGCTACCTCGACGAGATCGACGTCTCCGTCGACGAGGACGACGAGACCGGGCAGGGGCCGGCGGGAACGGCCGTCCGAACGGGACAGGTCCAGGTCATGAGCGATGTCAGTACGGAATCCGGCTACGAACCGTGGCGGGAGGCAGCGCGCGCCCGCGGCTATCGGTCCGGGGCCTCGATCCCGATCGTTCACGAGGATCTCGTCTACGGCGTCCTGAACGTCTACTCGGACTCGTCGCGGGCCTTCGAGGGCCCCGAGACCGCTATCCTCGCCCGGATCGGCGACGTCATCGCCCACGCGATCACCGCGATCGAGCGCAAGGACGCGCTGGTTAGCGACGCCGTCATCGAACTCGAGTTCCGCGTCGATTCGATGGCCGAGCCGCTGATCGACCTCTCGGCGAGCGAGTCGTGTGCGATCGAGTTCGAGCAACTCGTCGGCGGCGACGAGACGTTGCTGGCCTACGGTTCGGCACACGGCGTCGCCCAGGAGACGTTCGCCGAAGTCATCGAGCGGACCGACGGCCTCGGCGACGTTCGGTTCCTCTCCGCCGGCCGCGACGAGTTCGAGTTCGAACTCGTGGCTCCCGCGGCCGTCTCACTGTTCGAGACGATCGCCACCCACGGCGGCCGCGTCGCGTCGGCCACGATCGCCGACGGCGAGTTTCGGTTCGTCGTCGAACTCCCACGCGGGCGGGACACGCGCCGGACGATCGAACTCATCAAGGAAAAGCGCGACGACGTGACCTACCTCGCCCAGCGCACCACCGAGCGCGGCGACCGCAGCGATTCGGCCACCCCGTCGGTCATCGAAGACGAACTGACCGACAAGCAGCGCGCGGCCCTCGAGACGGCCTACTTCGCGGGCTACTTCGACTGGCCCCGCGGGAGCACCGGCGAAGAGATCGCCGAGCGGCTCGGCATCGCGCCCGCGACGTTCAACCAGCACCTCCGGACGGCAGAGCGGAAGTTCTTCAACTCGATCTTCGGGGAGTAGTTAGAGCCCGACGCCGTCCGCGATGAGTTCGTGCGAGCGCATCACGTCGTCGTGGTCCGCGATGATATTCTGGACGATCACGTCGTCGACGCCGACTCGATCCGTCAGTTGCTCGAGCAGGGCAGCCACCGTCTCCGGACTCCCCGAGATCGACCGCGGCCACTCGCCGTCGGGGAGCGGGTTCGGCGTCGGATCGGGGACGCCACCGAGCTCGTCGATCGCCGCCTCGACGGACGGGCGCGAGCCGACGACGCCGCGTCGCATCCGCTCGTAGGTCGCCTCGGCGGTCGCTCGCAGTCTGGCCGCCTCGTCGTCGGTCGCGGCGCAGGCGACGTTCATCGCGAGCATCCCCGTCGGTTCGTTGGGTCCCGCGCCGAGCGGCGACGGCTCGAACTGCTCCCGATAGGCCTCGAACGCACGCTCGGCGAGGGCCGGCCTGATGAACCCGGCGAAACAGTACCGGAGGCCGAGTCGGCCGGCGATCTCGGCGCTCGAGGGGCTCGAGCCGAGCACCCACACCTCGGGAACGCCGTCGGCCGATCGCGGCAGGTTCAAGTCGGCGTACTCGTGGCCGTCCGGAAAGCCGTCGTAGAGGTGGCTGACCGTCGCGTCGATCTTCTCGGCGTGGTCTTCGTCCGGATTTCGCTGTTGTCGGTCGGTCCCCAGCGCGCGATCGGCAGCCGGAATCCCGGTCGCTCGACCGAGCCCGAGGTCGATCCGGCCCGGTGCCAGCGCGTCGAGAGAGGCGAACGTCTCTGCGACTTTGAACGGCTGGTAGTGGTTGAGCAACACGGTTCCGGAGCCGACGCGGATATCGTCGGTTTCGGCCGCGAGACGCGCGATCAGGACTTCTGGGGTCGTACTCGCGATCGAATCGGCCATCCCGTGGTGTTCGGCCATCCAGTACCGCTCGTAGCCGCGTCGCTCGGCGACGCGTGCGAGTTCGACCGTGTCTTCGTACGCGTCCGTTGCGGACCCGTTTTCGGGCACCGGCGCGAGATCGACGATCGAGAGATTCACACCGGAGATTCGGGACAGGACGCCCAATAACCGTTCGGTCCGGCCGCTCGAGCGGGGGATCGATCTGTGTCCGATAAAAAACGGTGTTACGCGCTGCGCGGTTCGGTCGCGGGCGGGGTCACGTCCTCGGCCGGCCGGGCGGCCATCGCGACGAAGACCATCGAGAACCCGGTGACGAGGAGGTTGACTCCCACGAGCAGGCCGATCGCCCAGGCCGCGGTCCCCGGGAAGCCGGCCCAGAGGAGCGCGGCGAGGACCAGACCGACGACGCCGCTGATGGCGACCGCGGTGCGGCTTCGGGAGCCGGGCATCCGCATCGCCAGCGCGAGTTCCGCGATACCGTCGACGACCAGGTACGCCACGAGCGCGATCGTCAGGGTGATCAGCGCGACGGCGGGCGCCGCGAGGACGGCGATGCCGGCGACGACCGAGACGACCGCGAGGGCGATCTGCCAAAGCGAGCCGCGCCACCCACGCGCCGTGAAGGCGTGGATCCCGTGGACGATCCCGCCGACGACCAGGAGCGCGCCGATCGCGAGCGATACCGATAGCCCCGTGACGAGCGGGAACGCTATCGCCAGGATCCCGATCAGCCCGACGATCGCGCCCGCGATCGCCAGGGTCCGCCATTCGTTCTCGAGGGAGTATCCCTCGCCGGGCATGGTGTCTACAGTGTCGTTGCTCATTGAACTCACCGGTATAGTATACGTCGTATACGTATATAAAACAAATACGCGATTTGACATTAGGTCACGGGAACGGACCGGTCCGAAACCCGGACGAACGGCGCTTCCGGGCCGTCTCGAGACGGAATCTGTTCGGTCGTGTGGCGACGTGACTGCCAGAGCGCGGCTATTATTGCCGTCGGAACGACAAATCGAACCGTGAGCGACGAACGCGACGCCGATCGTCGGGTCTGCGAGCTCTGTGGCGAACGGGTCCCCGCGGCCGTCTACCGCGAGCACCTGCTGAAAACGTGCCCCGGTCGCGAGGAGGAGTCGAGTGAGTAACCGCGTGAGCCGACCGGCGGTCGCTCAGACGCCGGCGTCCGACGAGGATCCCGGCCCACCCTCGAGTTGCCGGTAACAGTAGTACGAGTAGGCCGCGGTGATGACGGCCGTCAGGAGCGCGGGGACGACGAGGAAGTAGACGGCGTACTCCCCGAAGAAGAGACCGATCAGCGAGACGACGGCGGTGAGTTTGAACAGCCGACTACCGAGTTCGTGCGTGCGGTCCCAGACCGTCTCGTTGCTGAGCGTCCAAGGCGTTCGGATGCCGACGAACCAGTTGGGTTCCGCGTGCGTGAGCAATTCGCCGACGGCGTAGAAGAGGACGGCGACCGCACCGAGGACGAGCAGCGTGAAATCGAACGCGTAGCCGAGGTTGAACGCGAGAATGCCGACGTGGAGGACGAACATGAACCCCGCGAAGGCGACGACGAACCAGTCGTAGGCGGGGCGGAAGGTCGCGACGTTCTCCCCGAGCGGGTCGATGCGGGGGACCAGCGCGAGGAGCACCACCAGCGCTCCCGAGAGCGCGGGAACGAACGCGAGACCCAGCGACTTCGACATCGTTCCGTTCGGTTCGCCGGCGGCGTTCCAGTGGGTTACGAGCCGGTCTGGAAGGTCCGGTGCCGCGAGAACGCTCGCGAGCCCGGCGAGGACGACGAACCCGCCAGCCAGCGCCAGTCGATGAGAAGTGTTCATATCAGT
Proteins encoded in this window:
- a CDS encoding Cdc6/Cdc18 family protein: MIVDGRVLREDFVPSEVVHRHDEVNLLSETLEPLLSDGRPDPAFLFGPTGVGKTCLARYTLAQLRDQEPTVRAAYVNCWQEYTRFRVLYGILESLDRAVDVHRSTPKDELFDRLSRADGEPIVVVLDEVDQLEETGALYDLHRLPHVSLILIANREEELFASFDDRVRSRFHAGTRVRFDRYGTDELATILAERAEQGLEPGVVRESQLRTIADAASGDARVGLGILRSAARRADREGRASITDDVLEAAIPDARTAIRRQTVEGLIEHQRVLYDVIADAGEIEPGDLYAEYERRVDEPKTTRTLRNYLTKMVHYDLIEAVGKRRGRTYRLVAEDDADGSSDDL
- a CDS encoding type B DNA-directed DNA polymerase — translated: MSPFTLEFEDGTVREWTLTDQGAEPTTVADYAPSLFVAGPDDALAALRERLESDPKVVATGIERWATSLHEAHAGDRSPVLRVDLERVGEVRTLAREVRGVHERETHAPGTFRLFDVDLAPGFRYCLDRGLDPTPARELRTLRLALDEAALADGDVSALELEDEAVAGDETRVLRTLGRRLECEDPDVLVVSHADLVPLLERRAEALGLDEFSLGRLPGWRTLASENTYASYGRVGHSPARYRVPGRAIVDTSNSFLWHQSGLAGIRYMVERTGRPLQEAAWGSIGTLLTARQIRLARREEGVLAPWNKWEPERFTDVATLHAADRGGFTFAPEVGFHEDVHEIDFASLYPRIICERNVSPETVGCGCEGAGGHRVPDLEYEICDDGGFLPAVLEPLIAERAAIKRRLADGPDESAAARLRAESGAIKWILVSCFGYQGYRNAKFGRIECHETINAYAREIALTAKRRLEDAGWRIVHGIVDSLWVTPRTDEPEPIADITAAVSDAVGIPLEHDGSYEWVCFVPRRDSISSGGSGGLADATARGTPSAGALTKYFGKRRDGEYTFRGIESRQRSTPAFVADGQRAFVAALDRERDPEAVCDVLGRRLAELRDGAVDPSALEITKRVSKPLAEYGRRTHTVAALRRYERRGIDRRPGQSVTYVVVDDDARGPERVRLAVAEPCEYDADYYARLLVRACESVVSPLGWDRARIRRSLRDGRSVRLSTFTD
- a CDS encoding response regulator, which produces MTDSGTSRPEPAQILLVEDNPGDVRLTKEAFKQGRIENDLHVVSDGTEALDFLTQRGDYADAPRPDLVLLDLNLPGKDGEDVLEELKDDPALRSIPVIVLTSSRAEEDVVKSYELHANAYLTKPVDPDEFIETVRAFEKFWFSVVRLPPEVDN
- a CDS encoding bacterio-opsin activator domain-containing protein, with the translated sequence MSETDTQAGGEQGQEAADALHILLIEDNPGDARLIQEMLRDTEELAQRVSPTEATGQTPEISRQTRLEEGLAAADSDSTDIVLLDLNLPDSEGLATLETVHDEVGETPIVVLTGVRDQQVGVRAIQRGAQDFLVKDEVTSELLVRTIHHAIERAYQERERRQQREQLEALNRLNRVGHDITHAVITTETRAELEQQVCDRLTDSDAYRFAWIGGLNPGSDRLVPKAAAGVEDGYLDEIDVSVDEDDETGQGPAGTAVRTGQVQVMSDVSTESGYEPWREAARARGYRSGASIPIVHEDLVYGVLNVYSDSSRAFEGPETAILARIGDVIAHAITAIERKDALVSDAVIELEFRVDSMAEPLIDLSASESCAIEFEQLVGGDETLLAYGSAHGVAQETFAEVIERTDGLGDVRFLSAGRDEFEFELVAPAAVSLFETIATHGGRVASATIADGEFRFVVELPRGRDTRRTIELIKEKRDDVTYLAQRTTERGDRSDSATPSVIEDELTDKQRAALETAYFAGYFDWPRGSTGEEIAERLGIAPATFNQHLRTAERKFFNSIFGE
- a CDS encoding LLM class flavin-dependent oxidoreductase, producing the protein MNLSIVDLAPVPENGSATDAYEDTVELARVAERRGYERYWMAEHHGMADSIASTTPEVLIARLAAETDDIRVGSGTVLLNHYQPFKVAETFASLDALAPGRIDLGLGRATGIPAADRALGTDRQQRNPDEDHAEKIDATVSHLYDGFPDGHEYADLNLPRSADGVPEVWVLGSSPSSAEIAGRLGLRYCFAGFIRPALAERAFEAYREQFEPSPLGAGPNEPTGMLAMNVACAATDDEAARLRATAEATYERMRRGVVGSRPSVEAAIDELGGVPDPTPNPLPDGEWPRSISGSPETVAALLEQLTDRVGVDDVIVQNIIADHDDVMRSHELIADGVGL
- a CDS encoding HdeD family acid-resistance protein yields the protein MSNDTVDTMPGEGYSLENEWRTLAIAGAIVGLIGILAIAFPLVTGLSVSLAIGALLVVGGIVHGIHAFTARGWRGSLWQIALAVVSVVAGIAVLAAPAVALITLTIALVAYLVVDGIAELALAMRMPGSRSRTAVAISGVVGLVLAALLWAGFPGTAAWAIGLLVGVNLLVTGFSMVFVAMAARPAEDVTPPATEPRSA
- a CDS encoding SdpI family protein, translating into MNTSHRLALAGGFVVLAGLASVLAAPDLPDRLVTHWNAAGEPNGTMSKSLGLAFVPALSGALVVLLALVPRIDPLGENVATFRPAYDWFVVAFAGFMFVLHVGILAFNLGYAFDFTLLVLGAVAVLFYAVGELLTHAEPNWFVGIRTPWTLSNETVWDRTHELGSRLFKLTAVVSLIGLFFGEYAVYFLVVPALLTAVITAAYSYYCYRQLEGGPGSSSDAGV